A DNA window from Mya arenaria isolate MELC-2E11 chromosome 17, ASM2691426v1 contains the following coding sequences:
- the LOC128223785 gene encoding LOW QUALITY PROTEIN: arrestin domain-containing protein 4-like (The sequence of the model RefSeq protein was modified relative to this genomic sequence to represent the inferred CDS: inserted 1 base in 1 codon) translates to MSSVESVDIELEHDIDEQYQYQPGEIIRGKIVIHLVRNTLIQSILLTIKGEGVCSWDDIYNGTQVSNENYIDASQTVYTSKDVSYLDTGYHRLPFEYQLPDNIPSSFIGKFGSVTYILKAIVQGERNSQPSIATEPFLVARKFILPDDMSQPQSFEESKTFFAMCSWGKLTINMQLSKMGYVPGEDICLQAEVKNRSPLRVTAIQGSLIMNSSYLAQKQRQLFKQIVNKRRDDFELEEGEDRRWQHVRIGXPPYIPESALACCDIIDLSYVFQFRVELMGGKELKIEVPIIIGSNPKGLEIPADYEKDVNIHWTRGRQDVTQDSMKEQQELKDKWIVESPEFRKTDTQVMNPLFVGENNHMGNGESSPTRKKSGHHDLTI, encoded by the exons ATGTCGAGCGTTGAAAGTGTGGACATTGAATTGGAACACGACATTGATGAACAGTACCAGTATCAGCCAGGTGAAATTATACGCGGGAAAATAG TGATCCATTTAGTGCGGAACACACTGATACAGTCCATCTTACTGACCATCAAAGGTGAAGGCGTGTGTTCATGGGATGACATTTATAATGGTACTCAAGTGTCGAATGAAAACTACATTGATGCATCacag ACTGTGTACACCTCAAAAGATGTCTCCTATCTGGATACTGGGTATCATCGCCTTCCCTTTGAGTACCAACTCCCCGATAACATACCCTCGTCATTTATCGGGAAATTCGGAAGTGTCACATACATTCTTAAAGCAATTGTTCAAGGGGAACGCAACAGCCAACCTTCTATAGCAACCGAGCCATTCCTTGTTGCCAGGAAGTTCATTCTTCCAGACGACATGAGCCAACCTCAATCTTTCGAGGAATCAAAGACTTTTTTCGCTATGTGTTCATGGGGCAAACTCACGATCAACATGCAGTTGAGCAAAATGGGATACGTACCCGGCGAGGATATATGTTTGCAAGCGGAGGTTAAGAATCGAAGCCCGCTGAGAGTGACTGCCATTCAGGGGTCGCTGATAATGAACAGTTCGTACCTCGCGCAGAAACAAAGACAGTTATTTAAGCAAATCGTTAACAAACGTCGAGACGATTTTGAGCTTGAGGAGGGCGAAGATCGTAGATGGCAACATGTGAGAATCG GTCCCCCGTACATTCCGGAATCTGCTTTGGCGTGTTGTGATATTATCGATTTATCGTACGTTTTTCAATTCCGGGTTGAATTAATGGGCGGaaaagagttaaaaatagaagtTCCGATAATTATCGGCTCAAATCCTAAGGGGTTAGAAATTCCAGCGGATTATGAAAAAGACGTGAATATTCATTGGACAAGAGGTCGACAGGATGTTACCCAAGATTCAATGAAGGAACAACAAGAACTTAAGGACAAATGGATCGTAGAATCTCCCGAATTTCGAAAAACTGACACGCAAGTTATGAACCCGTTGTTCGTTGGTGAAAATAATCATATGGGTAATGGAGAGAGCTCTCCAACGAGGAAAAAATCCGGGCACCATGATTTGACGATATAA
- the LOC128223185 gene encoding coiled-coil domain-containing protein 180-like: MAETKSMRVLPSGKIYRQMFEAQVQLNRSLTKIQRDSTSGTRTTQTLANIPVVHLSKDEVEHGILGERQRTWADGFPNDPYVENPVVYKQYADYVGTKMKEPVSSLEGKEVRGLPDVVVAAKEKSNIIERIAASRKERHESTVEEMHQELALINAEMEPRISDACSDLLKRLEEDDAEIAGKLARIEKEEDLLSYSLESLHNLWDNIQSHSEERQSWLTSLDDSLKKVEKDRMEMIRRVFKDYAKALEKIAHILSSDLHRFMDKESQLINQTVLSNRRAYGDLFVRLMSTDIEREKSQHTAWKRRVDDWKMLKTELAVKRFKSFMEDERVVSPPGVEKQLQYMLKEQEVLNQKRMDLVNQLRDLMPPSSTKTSVYHWNKGVQDISQEIDSSNQAHLSSLHKEYEAVCQNCLEEIENIKLELVDTGVCNDSRAKTVVEQFMIPLVGDRQRIYEQNLETMEKSLEEQNKQTTEDLKSLFKFAQGAAHVWDVHEIGLARQERALQEKLEQCRQQHDNQNQDKEAHLDIIMDRMRQDATEKALKDSLAKALDMLDKIRHAYEVFHKDQTVIVKKYPEMVKSELNNYDEALCKLFAVDRNNPLEVQREETQESIEQEDSIEEEGKDSKKRKTPAPKLLPFQRKDPVKVTLRGHLAITLTRPNW, encoded by the exons ATGAAGTGGAACATGGAATCCTTGGTGAAAGACAGCGAACCTGGGCTGACGGCTTCCCTAATGACCCATATGTTGAAAACCCTGTTGTTTACAA ACAATATGCGGATTATGTTGGAACCAAAATGAAGGAACCAGTCAGTTCGCTGGAAGGGAAGGAGGTCAGAGGTCTGCCTGATGTTGTTG TTGCTGCCAAAGAGAAGTCGAACATCATTGAAAGGATAGCTGCCAGCCGTAAAGAGCGACATGAATCCACTGTTGAGGAGATGCATCAGGAACTAGCACTTATCAATGCT GAGATGGAGCCTAGAATATCGGATGCATGCTCTGACCTACTGAAGAGATTGGAAGAAGACGATGCCGAGATTGCAGGGAAACTGGCAAGGATTGAAAAGGAGGAG GATCTTTTGAGCTACTCCCTGGAGAGTCTACATAATCTGTGGGACAACATTCAATCTCACTCTGAAGAAAGACAGTCATGGCTAACCTCCCTTGATGACTCTCTAAAGAAAGTGGAGAAGGATAGAATGGAAATG ATCCGTAGGGTTTTCAAGGACTATGCCAAGGCCTTAGAGAAGATAGCTCATATTCTTTCATCCGACCTACACAGGTTTATGGACAAAGAGTCACAG CTTATCAACCAGACTGTTCTAAGTAACAGGCGAGCATATGGCGACCTCTTTGTCCGTCTTATGTCAACCGATATTGAGCGGGAAAAATCACAGCACACAGCATGGAAGAGACGAGTGGATGACTGGAAAATGCTGAAAACAGAACTGGCGGTCAAGAGATTCAA GTCTTTCATGGAAGATGAGAGAGTGGTATCGCCCCCTGGCGTAGAAAAACAACTACAGTACATGCTGAAAGAACAGGAAGTCCTGAACCAGAAGAGAATGGATCTGGTGAACCAGCTCAG GGACCTGATGCCGCCATCTTCTACCAAGACATCTGTCTATCACTGGAACAAGGGTGTTCAAGACATCTCACAGGAAATAG ATTCGTCCAACCAGGCCCATCTGTCAAGCCTACACAAGGAATATGAAGCTGTATGCCAAAACTGCCTAGAGgaaattgaaaacatcaag cTTGAGCTAGTGGACACTGGTGTATGTAACGATAGTCGTGCAAAGACAGTTGTTGAACAGTTTATGATCCCACTAGTTGGAGACAGACAGAGGATCTATGAGCAGAATTTGGAAACCATGGAG AAATCTCTGGAAGAACAGAACAAACAGACAACAGAAGACCTGAAGTCCTTGTTTAAGTTTGCCCAGGGTGCTGCGCATGTGTGGGATGTTCATGAAATAGGGCTTGCAAGACAAGAGAGGGCCCTTCAAGAAAAACTGGAGCAGTGTAGGCAACAACATGACAATCAAAATCAG GATAAGGAAGCGCATCTTGATATCATCATGGACCGTATGAGACAGGATGCCACAGAGAAAGCCCTGAAAGACAGCCTGGCAAAGGCCCTTGATATGCTGGACAAAATCAGACATGC GTATGAGGTGTTCCACAAAGACCAGACTGTCATTGTGAAGAAATACCCAGAAATGGTGAAATCCGAACTCAACAATTATGACGAGGCATTGTGCAAACTGTTTGCAGTTGACAGGAACAATCCG TTGGAAGTTCAAAGGGAGGAAACTCAGGAAAGTATTGAACAGGAAGATTCCATTGAGGAAGAAGGG AAGGACAGCAAAAAGAGGAAAACTCCTGCGCCAAAACTGCTTCCGTTTCAAAGAAAAGACCCG gtcaaggtcacactcagAGGTCACCTGGCTATCACTCTGACAAGGCCAAATTGGTAG